The following coding sequences lie in one Pseudomonas sp. SL4(2022) genomic window:
- the flgA gene encoding flagellar basal body P-ring formation chaperone FlgA → MKTKTTTNRRSSSRFCHWLAVLPALMALGYSNVTPAEATHAEELIGAGNAFLEQAVDDYLERSNITARHQIQINQLDPRLRLPLCGTPLMTTLESPAQPVGRVTLRIRCESNAPWTVFIPGQVRLFREVVVASRPLKRDGLITEMDVGLAERDVGLLNQGYLTEKHQVVGKKLTRAAIIDQVITPTQLQLAEAVRKGDHVVISAKSGIISVRMPGEALSSGSVGKQISVRNIKSNRVVRARVTAPGQVEVPM, encoded by the coding sequence ATGAAAACCAAAACGACAACGAATCGACGCTCATCATCGAGATTCTGCCACTGGCTGGCAGTTTTACCCGCTTTGATGGCACTCGGCTATAGCAACGTAACACCAGCAGAGGCGACTCACGCCGAAGAACTTATCGGCGCCGGCAACGCTTTTCTTGAGCAAGCCGTGGATGATTATTTAGAGCGTAGCAACATCACTGCACGTCACCAGATACAAATAAACCAACTCGACCCTCGCCTGCGCTTACCGCTGTGTGGCACACCCTTGATGACGACCCTCGAGAGTCCAGCACAGCCTGTCGGTCGCGTGACACTGCGGATTCGCTGTGAAAGTAATGCGCCATGGACAGTATTTATTCCTGGCCAGGTGCGTTTATTTCGTGAGGTAGTAGTTGCCAGCCGCCCACTCAAACGAGACGGTCTGATAACAGAAATGGATGTCGGCCTGGCGGAAAGAGATGTCGGCTTACTGAACCAGGGTTACCTGACGGAAAAACATCAGGTTGTTGGCAAAAAATTGACGCGCGCTGCAATTATCGACCAAGTCATAACCCCTACCCAGCTTCAATTGGCAGAAGCCGTTCGTAAGGGTGATCACGTGGTCATCAGTGCCAAGAGCGGGATAATCAGTGTCCGCATGCCCGGAGAGGCGCTATCATCAGGGTCAGTAGGCAAGCAAATCAGCGTGCGCAACATCAAATCAAACCGGGTAGTACGAGCACGAGTAACCGCTCCAGGCCAAGTTGAAGTCCCAATGTAG
- the flgM gene encoding flagellar biosynthesis anti-sigma factor FlgM, producing MVIDINRLNNAATPASSGRAGSAQAGGQSAVTSNQPTGNMPTPTEQSQQAGKGGESVQLSREAQQLQKASEKLRDQPSVNKERVAQLKQAIESGSYQVDSQRVASKLLNFESQR from the coding sequence ATGGTCATCGACATCAACCGGCTTAACAATGCCGCAACGCCAGCCAGTTCGGGGCGTGCAGGCAGTGCCCAGGCAGGTGGCCAGAGCGCAGTCACAAGCAATCAGCCCACTGGCAATATGCCCACACCTACCGAGCAATCCCAGCAGGCGGGCAAAGGCGGAGAATCTGTGCAGCTGAGTCGCGAGGCTCAACAACTTCAGAAAGCCAGTGAAAAGTTGCGCGACCAACCTAGCGTCAACAAAGAGCGCGTTGCGCAACTCAAACAAGCTATCGAGAGCGGCAGTTACCAGGTCGACAGCCAGCGTGTTGCCAGTAAATTGCTAAATTTCGAATCCCAGCGCTAG
- a CDS encoding flagella synthesis protein FlgN: MHDTKLLELFNHDIGIAEQLLALINKEFQALSDRDLPYLQALLSEKLPLLGQLDQHGQERSQLLTDLGLSADREGLHTLARSSDHAQALLEHSEQLSTLLERCQAANLRNGRLIRSSQASANSMLGILRGNETPSLYDSRGSAARIGQQRPLSQA; encoded by the coding sequence ATGCACGACACCAAACTGCTTGAATTGTTTAACCATGACATCGGCATCGCAGAGCAACTGCTTGCACTCATCAATAAAGAGTTTCAAGCACTCAGTGACCGCGATCTCCCCTACCTGCAGGCCTTGCTAAGCGAGAAATTGCCGCTGCTGGGTCAGCTTGATCAACACGGTCAGGAACGCAGCCAACTTCTCACTGACCTTGGTCTTTCGGCAGACCGCGAAGGCCTGCACACACTCGCCAGAAGCTCTGATCACGCCCAAGCATTGCTTGAACACAGTGAGCAGCTCAGCACTCTGCTTGAGCGTTGCCAGGCAGCTAATCTGCGCAACGGCAGATTAATCCGCTCCAGCCAGGCGTCAGCCAATAGCATGCTTGGCATTCTGCGTGGCAACGAAACTCCAAGCCTCTATGACAGCCGTGGCAGTGCCGCTAGAATCGGCCAGCAGCGCCCGCTCAGCCAGGCCTGA
- a CDS encoding flagellar brake protein: protein MSSPFNQEDGPQPPKVLKTPVEIVANLRQLQQNHDPLIITFDERKQRFQSYVIAVDRDKNLVILDELMPNDGERYLQNGETFHVEAFHEGVRVAWTCEQTLRFSEYEGSRCYLSQIPLEITYHQRRSAFRAPLKQSELIKVELGGDKLSTTVSGLLLDISATGCKLRFPGDITNSLQAGQVYERFTARFPFGAMTTAIEVRHVQYDDKLDISFIGARFHRINGQEQRSVERFVYQLQREARRFDSDGLL from the coding sequence GTGTCCAGTCCTTTTAATCAGGAAGATGGCCCTCAACCCCCCAAGGTGCTTAAGACGCCTGTGGAAATTGTTGCCAACCTGCGCCAGCTGCAACAGAACCACGATCCACTGATCATAACGTTTGACGAGCGAAAACAACGTTTTCAGAGCTATGTCATTGCAGTTGACCGCGACAAGAACCTCGTCATTCTTGACGAGTTGATGCCCAACGATGGTGAGCGCTACCTGCAGAATGGTGAAACCTTCCACGTCGAAGCCTTTCACGAAGGCGTGCGTGTAGCATGGACATGCGAGCAAACCCTACGTTTCAGTGAATACGAGGGCTCACGCTGCTACCTGAGCCAAATACCGCTTGAAATCACTTACCATCAACGCCGCAGCGCTTTCCGTGCACCACTTAAACAAAGTGAGCTGATCAAAGTTGAACTGGGCGGCGACAAGCTGAGTACCACCGTATCAGGCTTACTTCTGGACATCTCAGCAACCGGATGCAAACTGCGCTTCCCCGGAGATATCACCAATAGCCTGCAAGCCGGTCAGGTTTATGAGCGTTTTACCGCTCGCTTTCCTTTTGGCGCGATGACTACAGCGATCGAGGTGCGCCACGTGCAGTATGACGACAAGCTGGATATCAGCTTTATCGGGGCACGGTTTCACAGGATCAATGGCCAAGAGCAGCGCTCGGTGGAGCGTTTCGTCTATCAACTTCAGCGTGAAGCTCGCCGCTTTGACAGCGACGGCTTGCTTTAG
- a CDS encoding TIGR04282 family arsenosugar biosynthesis glycosyltransferase has translation MTLSISLHLLARVPVAGRVKTRLIPALGAQGACDLQQLLLERALQLPASGFSERFLWLDDLPSAELQALADAQAWTLVEQPVGDLGERMRRIATLGLADSDAVILIGNDCPALDGVYLQAACRALQEHKVVIGPAEDGGYVLLGLRGMAPTLFSDMPWGTERVFDLTLQRLRQLDWPPALLPALWDVDRPEDLSRLAVLNILL, from the coding sequence ATGACCCTTTCGATTTCCTTGCATCTACTGGCGCGTGTACCGGTGGCGGGGCGGGTAAAGACCCGTCTGATTCCGGCCCTGGGTGCACAGGGTGCCTGCGATCTGCAGCAGCTCCTGCTGGAGCGTGCCTTGCAGTTGCCGGCCAGTGGTTTCAGTGAGCGCTTTCTCTGGCTGGATGATCTGCCCAGTGCCGAGTTGCAGGCGCTGGCCGATGCCCAGGCATGGACGCTGGTCGAGCAGCCAGTGGGGGATCTAGGGGAGCGCATGCGCCGTATCGCTACATTGGGGTTGGCGGACAGTGATGCGGTGATTCTTATCGGTAATGATTGCCCGGCCCTTGATGGCGTATACCTGCAGGCGGCTTGTCGTGCGTTGCAGGAGCACAAGGTGGTGATCGGGCCGGCTGAGGATGGCGGTTATGTGCTGCTGGGTTTGCGTGGCATGGCGCCGACGCTGTTCAGTGACATGCCGTGGGGTACTGAGCGGGTGTTCGACCTGACCCTGCAACGCCTGCGGCAGTTGGATTGGCCACCGGCGTTGCTGCCTGCGTTGTGGGATGTGGATCGGCCCGAGGATCTGTCGCGCCTGGCGGTGCTGAATATCCTGCTCTGA
- a CDS encoding TIGR04283 family arsenosugar biosynthesis glycosyltransferase — protein MRPLLSVVIPVRNEAHALPALLDDLAALRAEGAELIVVDGGSSDGTVERARGRADQVLKTDPGRALQMNAGAARAQGEYLWFVHADTRVSGPSLQRLQDVLQHRPLWGRFDVRLSGPGVAFWVIGSMISLRSRLTGIASGDQGIFVRKAAFAALGGYAPIPLMEDLQLCRQLKAQARPRCLRPPLSTSSRRWEQHGIWRTVILMWCLRLAYYCGVSPETLARQYRRGSLL, from the coding sequence GTGAGGCCGCTGCTCAGTGTGGTAATCCCGGTGCGTAACGAGGCGCATGCTTTGCCTGCGTTGCTGGACGATCTGGCAGCGCTGCGGGCTGAGGGTGCGGAGCTGATTGTGGTTGATGGTGGCAGTAGCGACGGTACCGTTGAACGGGCGCGCGGGCGGGCTGACCAGGTGCTCAAGACCGATCCCGGTCGTGCTCTGCAGATGAATGCCGGCGCTGCGCGCGCGCAAGGGGAATACTTGTGGTTTGTGCATGCCGATACACGGGTCAGTGGGCCGTCGCTGCAGCGCTTACAGGATGTGCTGCAGCATCGTCCGCTGTGGGGGCGCTTTGACGTGCGACTCTCTGGTCCAGGCGTGGCATTTTGGGTCATTGGGTCGATGATCAGCCTGCGTTCGCGCCTGACCGGTATTGCCTCTGGGGATCAGGGGATTTTTGTGCGCAAGGCGGCCTTTGCCGCGTTGGGGGGGTATGCCCCGATTCCGCTGATGGAAGACTTGCAGCTGTGTCGCCAGCTCAAGGCGCAGGCCCGCCCGCGTTGTCTGCGCCCGCCCCTGTCGACATCCAGCAGGCGCTGGGAGCAGCACGGTATTTGGCGTACCGTAATACTCATGTGGTGCCTGCGTTTGGCTTATTACTGTGGTGTCAGCCCAGAAACGCTGGCCCGCCAGTACCGTCGAGGATCACTGTTATGA
- a CDS encoding MFS transporter, with translation MSVILKSFSSLYFATLLMLLGSGLLSTYLALRLAETADGLWVGALMAANYVGLVLGGKIGHRLIARVGHIRAYVACAGVVTAAVLGHGLSDWLPSWLLLRMLVGLGMMCQYMVIESWLNEQAETSQRGQVFAGYMGASYLGLILGQLVLVVHPTLGLELLMLVALCFALCLVPVALTRKLHPAPLHPAPLEMRFFIARVPLSLTTIVVSGLLIGSFYGLAPLYGTRMGLSTEQVGLFMGCCIIAGLLVQWPLGWLSDRHDRVRLIRGCAALLALAALPLALLPEASVLLLFVVGFLVCALQFSLYPLAVALANDHVEAERRVSLTAMLLVTFGVGASIGPLLAGVLMRFLGANMLYAFVCGCALILVLRVRPERVTHLHQVVDAPLHHIPMPDSTISSPLTAALDPRVAEQVVQEQMHDNSAAPSADEGVPAQAAAESEVRR, from the coding sequence ATGTCCGTGATCCTCAAGTCATTCAGTTCGTTGTATTTCGCCACCCTGTTGATGCTGCTCGGCTCAGGGTTGCTGAGTACTTACCTGGCGCTGCGTCTGGCCGAAACGGCGGACGGCTTGTGGGTCGGTGCGCTGATGGCGGCCAACTATGTGGGATTGGTGCTGGGCGGCAAGATTGGTCATCGGCTGATTGCCCGGGTTGGCCATATTCGCGCTTATGTGGCCTGTGCCGGCGTAGTTACCGCTGCAGTGCTCGGGCATGGGCTGAGCGACTGGCTGCCCAGCTGGCTGTTGCTGCGTATGTTGGTCGGCCTCGGCATGATGTGCCAGTACATGGTGATCGAGAGCTGGCTCAATGAGCAGGCGGAAACCAGCCAGCGCGGCCAGGTGTTTGCCGGCTATATGGGGGCCTCTTACCTCGGTCTGATCCTTGGTCAGCTGGTGCTGGTGGTGCACCCGACGCTGGGCCTGGAGCTGCTGATGCTAGTGGCGCTGTGCTTTGCCCTGTGTCTGGTGCCTGTAGCTCTGACGCGCAAGTTGCACCCTGCGCCCTTGCATCCAGCTCCGCTGGAAATGCGCTTCTTTATCGCGCGAGTGCCTCTGTCCTTAACCACTATCGTCGTATCGGGGCTGCTGATCGGGTCGTTCTATGGCCTGGCACCGCTGTATGGCACGCGCATGGGCCTGTCCACCGAGCAGGTGGGGCTGTTTATGGGCTGCTGCATCATTGCGGGCTTGTTGGTGCAGTGGCCGCTTGGCTGGTTGTCTGATCGGCATGACCGCGTGCGACTTATTCGTGGTTGTGCGGCTTTGTTGGCCCTGGCCGCGCTACCTCTGGCGCTGTTGCCAGAGGCGAGCGTGCTGCTGCTGTTTGTCGTAGGTTTCCTGGTTTGCGCCCTGCAATTCAGTCTTTATCCACTGGCGGTGGCGCTGGCCAATGACCATGTCGAAGCCGAGCGTCGGGTATCACTGACGGCCATGCTGCTGGTTACCTTCGGTGTCGGCGCCAGTATCGGGCCGTTGCTGGCGGGCGTGCTGATGCGCTTTCTCGGCGCCAATATGTTGTACGCCTTCGTCTGCGGCTGTGCGCTGATTCTGGTGCTGCGGGTGCGGCCGGAGCGGGTCACGCATCTGCATCAGGTTGTAGACGCTCCGCTGCACCATATCCCCATGCCTGACAGCACCATCAGCTCACCCCTGACCGCTGCCCTCGACCCGCGTGTGGCTGAGCAGGTGGTGCAGGAGCAGATGCATGACAATAGCGCCGCGCCAAGCGCGGATGAGGGTGTACCAGCGCAAGCGGCAGCTGAGTCTGAGGTGCGCAGGTGA
- a CDS encoding glutamine synthetase family protein, with product MTAEGFLEGRRLQLARGVLLQCIMGGYPAARFYGSDDGDLALNAVAGQVHRLPWSDTPRALAICDADELDGRSSGLSSRGLLKQVVARYASHGWQPVVATELEFFVFARNADPLQPFQPPLGLDGRREDGASAFSVSSNNGLRAFFNEVYQCMAALGLPRDTFMHEMGVSQFEINLLHGDPLLLADQTFLFKHLLKEVALKHGLTVVCMAKPLAHTPGSSMHIHQSVVEQGGGQNIFSAADGQATPAFYQFIAGQQAAMADFTLLFAPHVNSYQRLCHPYASPNNACWSEDNRAAGLRIPASAPVARRVENRLPGADANPYLALAASLAAGLYGIEQQLQPSAPIQGEFEVPDELALPCTMHAAIERLKRSALALELFGKEFIEGYIASKTLELTSFFDEITPWERRVLAAHA from the coding sequence ATGACGGCGGAGGGCTTCCTTGAGGGGCGGCGTTTGCAGTTGGCGCGAGGGGTTTTGCTGCAATGCATCATGGGCGGCTATCCAGCTGCACGGTTCTACGGCAGTGATGACGGTGATCTGGCACTGAATGCCGTGGCGGGGCAGGTGCACCGCCTACCCTGGAGCGATACACCACGAGCACTGGCGATCTGCGATGCCGATGAGTTGGACGGGCGCAGTTCCGGCCTGTCGAGCCGTGGGCTGCTCAAGCAGGTTGTGGCGCGCTATGCCAGTCATGGCTGGCAGCCCGTAGTGGCGACCGAGCTGGAGTTTTTCGTGTTTGCCCGCAATGCCGACCCCTTGCAGCCGTTTCAGCCGCCGCTGGGTCTGGATGGTCGACGTGAGGATGGCGCGTCGGCTTTCAGTGTCAGTTCCAACAACGGCCTGCGCGCCTTCTTCAATGAGGTGTATCAGTGCATGGCCGCCTTGGGGTTGCCGCGCGATACCTTTATGCATGAGATGGGCGTCAGTCAGTTCGAGATCAACCTGCTGCACGGCGATCCGCTGTTGCTGGCGGATCAGACTTTTCTGTTCAAACACTTGCTCAAGGAAGTCGCGCTCAAGCACGGTCTCACTGTGGTGTGCATGGCCAAACCGCTGGCGCACACGCCTGGCAGCTCCATGCATATTCATCAAAGCGTGGTGGAGCAGGGCGGTGGGCAGAATATCTTCAGCGCGGCCGATGGCCAGGCAACGCCGGCGTTCTATCAATTTATTGCCGGACAGCAGGCGGCCATGGCCGATTTCACCCTGCTATTTGCTCCGCACGTGAACTCCTATCAGCGCCTTTGCCATCCTTATGCTTCTCCGAACAATGCCTGCTGGTCCGAGGATAATCGCGCCGCCGGCCTGCGCATTCCGGCCAGTGCGCCGGTAGCGCGGCGGGTGGAGAACCGCTTGCCAGGCGCCGATGCCAACCCATATCTGGCGTTGGCGGCGAGCCTTGCGGCGGGGCTGTATGGGATTGAGCAGCAGTTGCAGCCTAGTGCGCCTATCCAGGGTGAGTTCGAAGTACCGGACGAATTGGCGCTACCCTGTACCATGCATGCCGCGATTGAACGTCTCAAGCGCAGTGCGTTAGCGCTGGAACTGTTCGGCAAAGAGTTCATCGAAGGCTACATTGCCAGCAAGACACTGGAGCTCACCAGCTTCTTTGATGAAATTACCCCGTGGGAGCGCCGCGTGCTGGCGGCCCACGCCTGA
- a CDS encoding phage infection protein: protein MKKHILTAVILSSLSISAFALPQNNTQPLLGELRDSSVKTLMGFGSNLQTEGGADHTGTNRVAEGGADRLQERLRLAQDGADRTGANRVAEGGADRLQERLRVAQDGADRTGANRVAEGGADRLQERLRVAEDGADRTHGLRVS, encoded by the coding sequence ATGAAAAAGCACATTCTCACCGCCGTGATCCTGAGCAGCCTGTCCATCAGCGCCTTTGCCCTGCCACAGAACAACACGCAGCCACTGCTGGGTGAATTACGGGACAGCAGCGTAAAAACCCTGATGGGTTTTGGTAGCAACCTGCAAACTGAAGGCGGTGCCGACCACACTGGCACAAACCGCGTCGCCGAAGGCGGCGCTGATCGCCTGCAAGAGCGCCTGCGCTTAGCCCAAGACGGTGCTGACCGCACTGGCGCAAACCGCGTCGCCGAAGGCGGCGCTGATCGCCTGCAAGAGCGCCTGCGCGTAGCCCAAGACGGTGCCGACCGCACTGGCGCAAACCGCGTCGCCGAAGGCGGCGCTGATCGCCTGCAAGAGCGGCTACGTGTTGCCGAAGACGGTGCTGACCGCACACACGGCCTGCGCGTTAGCTGA